A region of Candidatus Bathyarchaeota archaeon DNA encodes the following proteins:
- a CDS encoding LemA family protein, whose translation MKGLLYNGLKSPTIFFKQIEETLKHFSFLNFLGNAYKEEYVKKGSKGLILNWFLLILISGIIIFILTFISYFISIYNRFYNLKNSAEATLGQIRVAMKKRLDMIEQLLESVKSYAKFEKEVLERVTSLRSEVFKVGAEGLREVDRESRRILGGIIAVAESYPDLKTSNTVSSLMDAVKNVEDEIARQRYTYNNIAQEYNIMQDIIPSRFIAKAIGLSKIEYLKFEEEVEKPPKIEF comes from the coding sequence ATGAAAGGATTATTGTATAATGGTTTAAAATCTCCTACTATATTTTTTAAGCAAATTGAAGAAACTTTGAAGCATTTTTCTTTTTTAAATTTTTTAGGTAACGCTTATAAAGAAGAATATGTAAAAAAAGGTTCTAAGGGATTAATATTGAATTGGTTTTTATTGATTTTAATATCTGGAATAATAATTTTTATTTTAACTTTTATTTCTTATTTTATCTCCATATATAACAGGTTTTATAATTTAAAGAATTCAGCTGAAGCAACTTTAGGTCAAATTAGAGTTGCTATGAAGAAAAGGCTTGACATGATTGAGCAGTTGCTAGAATCTGTTAAAAGCTATGCTAAATTTGAGAAAGAAGTTTTAGAGAGGGTTACAAGTTTAAGAAGTGAAGTTTTTAAGGTTGGAGCTGAAGGTTTAAGGGAGGTTGACCGCGAATCTAGAAGAATTTTAGGTGGAATAATTGCTGTAGCTGAAAGCTATCCTGACTTAAAAACATCTAATACTGTTTCAAGCCTTATGGATGCTGTTAAAAATGTTGAAGATGAAATAGCTAGACAAAGATACACCTATAATAATATAGCTCAAGAATACAACATAATGCAGGATATTATTCCATCAAGATTTATAGCTAAAGCAATTGGGCTTTCTAAAATTGAGTATTTAAAATTTGAAGAAGAAGTTGAAAAACCTCCTAAAATTGAATTTTAA